The following coding sequences are from one Acomys russatus chromosome 16, mAcoRus1.1, whole genome shotgun sequence window:
- the LOC127200169 gene encoding keratin, type I cytoskeletal 9-like: MSCKQISSSFWSSSCGGGGGSGGSMRSSFSRSSQAGGGGGRFRSPSGFGGGGFSACGSGGGGSFGSSYSGGYGGGFSSRSSGGRFRGGSGSGFGGGSGSGFGGGSGSGFGGGSGSGFGGGSGSGFGGGSGGGEGGILTTNEKTVMQNLNSRLASYMDKVQQLEGDNTSLERQIQEWYSKKGPRIFQKDYSPYYDTIEDLKGRIEDLTVTNNKMLLDLDNIHMNLDDFRVKYEMEQTLRQGMEADINGLRKVADDLTLGTSNIEMTYSDLQDELKALNENHQEEMSQLTGQNDGDVNVEINVAPSTDLTQALNDMREEYEKAISKTRQDVEQYYESKMTQIEQEVKNNGEEMERNMKEVSQLQHNIQELNIELQTQLSTKSALEKALEDTKNRYCGQLQQIQGQICEVEAQLAEVRAEIECQSQEYSILLSVKTWLEKEIHTYRTLLEDGQQDFESSGAGQIGFGSGKGRQGGSGGSYGGGSEGSYGRGSGGGYGRGSGGSYGGGSGGSYGGGSSGSHRGGSGGSHGGGSGGSHGGGSGGSHGGGSGGSHGGGSGGSYGGGSSSGGGSGGSYGGGSSSGGGSAGSYGGGSGSGGGSGGSYGGGSSSGGGSGGSYGGGSGSGGGSGGSYGGGNRRPSQSQSSSKSVECDDESQGHQMRY; the protein is encoded by the exons ATGAGTTGCAAACAGATCTCCTCATCTTTCTGGAGCAGCAGCTgcggaggaggagggggaagtgggggTAGCATGAGGTCCTCCTTCAGTCGCTCCTCCCAGGCTGGTGGAGGAGGGGGCCGCTTTCGCTCTCCCAGTGGATTTGGTGGGGGTGGCTTTTCGGCCTGTGGCAGTGGAGGTGGTGGCAGTTTTGGCTCTAGCTACAGTGGAGGATATGGAGGGGGTTTTAGTTCACGGAGTTCTGGCGGTAGATTCCGTGGAGGTTCTGGAAGTGGCTTTGGTGGTGGCTCTGGAAGTGGTTTTGGTGGTGGCTCTGGAAGTGGCTTTGGTGGTGGCTCTGGAAGTGGTTTTGGTGGTGGCTCTGGAAGTGGCTTTGGTGGAGGCTCTGGAGGTGGTGAAGGTGGCATTCTGACTACCAATGAGAAGACTGTCATGCAGAATCTCAACTCCCGTCTGGCCTCCTATATGGATAAAGTACAGCAACTGGAGGGAGACAACACCTCCCTGGAGAGGCAGATCCAGGAATGGTATTCAAAGAAGGGGCCCAGAATCTTCCAGAAGGACTACTCCCCTTACTACGATACTATTGAAGACTTGAAGGGCAGG ATTGAGGATCTCACGGTGACCAACAACAAAATGCTCCTGGACCTAGACAATATTCACATGAATTTAGACGACTTCAGGGTTAA GTATGAGATGGAGCAGACCCTGCGCCAAGGGATGGAAGCTGATATTAATGGCCTGCGGAAGGTGGCGGATGATCTGACTTTGGGCACAAGCAATATAGAGATGACGTATTCTGATCTGCAGGACGAACTGAAGGCTCTTAATGAGAACCACCAGGAG GAGATGAGCCAGCTCACGGGCCAGAACGATGGAGACGTTAACGTGGAGATAAATGTTGCTCCTAGCACAGACCTCACCCAGGCCCTCAATGACATGCGTGAGGAGTATGAAAAGGCCATTTCCAAGACCCGCCAGGACGTTGAGCAATACTATGAGTCCAAG ATGACCCAGATTGAACAAGAAGTGAAAAATAACGgtgaagagatggagagaaataTGAAGGAAGTATCCCAGCTGCAGCACAACATCCAGGAGCTGAACATCGAGCTGCAGACTCAGCTTAGCACG aaATCAGCCCTGGAGAAGGCTTTGGAAGACACAAAGAACCGCTACTGTGGCCAGCTGCAGCAGATCCAGGGGCAGATCTGTGAAGTGGAGGCCCAGCTTGCTGAGGTCCGGGCAGAAATCGAGTGCCAGAGCCAGGAATACAGCATTCTACTCAGCGTCAAGACATGGCTAGAGAAAGAGATTCATACCTACCGCACCCTCCTTGAAGACGGCCAGCAAGACTT TGAATCGTCTGGAGCTGGACAAATTGGCTTTGGAAGTGGCaaaggaagacaaggaggaagtggaggcagctATGGTGGAGGAAGTGAGGGCAGCTAtggcagaggaagtggaggaggctATGGTAGGGGAAGTGGAGGTAGCTATGGTGGAGGAAGTGGAGGTAGCTATGGTGGAGGAAGTAGTGGCAGCCATcgaggaggaagtgggggcagccatggaggaggaagtggaggcagccatggaggaggaagtgggggcagccatggaggaggaagtggaggcagccATG gaggaggaagtgggggcagCTATGGTGGAGGGAGtagctcaggaggaggaagtgggggcagCTATGGTGGAGGAAGtagctcaggaggaggaagtgcgGGCAGCTATGGTGGAGGAAGTggttcaggaggaggaagtggaggtagCTATGGTGGAGGAAGtagctcaggaggaggaagtgggggcagCTATGGTGGAGGAAGTggttcaggaggaggaagtggaggcagctATGGTGGAGGAAACCGAAGGCCATCTCAGTCCCAGTCCTCCTCAAAATCTGTCGAGTGCGATGATGAGTCACAAG GCCACCAGATGCGATACTAG
- the LOC127200172 gene encoding keratin, type I cytoskeletal 9-like — protein sequence MSCKQISSSFWSSSCGGGGGSGGSMRSSFSRSSQAGGGGGRFRSPSGFGGGGFSACGSGGGGSFGSSYSGGYGGGFSSRSSGGRFRGGSGSGFGGGSGSGFGGGSGSGFGGGSGSGFGGGSGSGFGGGSGGGEGGILTTNEKTVMQNLNSRLASYMDKVQQLEGDNTSLERQIQEWYSKKGPRIFQKDYSPYYNTIEDLKGRIEDLTVTNNKMLLDIDNTRMTVDDFRVKFEMEQTLRQGVEADSNGLKKVLDVLKMEKTDKEMELDNLSDEIKALKKNHREEMSQLTGQNDGDVNVEINVAPSTDLTQALNDMREEYEKAISKNRQDIEQYYESKMTQIEQEVTNNGEEMERNMKEVSQLQHNIQELNIELQTQLSTKSALEKALEDTKNRYCGQLQQIQGQICEVEAQLAEVRAEIECQSQEYSILLSVKTRLEKEIQTYRNLLEGGQQDFESSGAGQIGFGSGKGRQGGSGGSYGGGSEGSYGRGSGGGYGGGSGGSYGGGSGGSYGGGSGGSHRGGSGGSHGGGSGGSHGGGSGGSHGGGSGGSHGGKSGGSYGGGSSSGGGSGGSYGGGGSSSGGGSGGSYGGGGSSSGGGSGGSYGGGSGSRGGSGGGQSRGGGSKGSSGGSYGGGSSSGGGSGGSYGGGSSSGGGSGGSYGGGSSSGGGSGGSYGGGSGSGGGSGGSYGGGSGSGGGSGGSYGGGNRRPSQSQSSSKSVECDDESQAKNPPSNPPTSPSAPPVILLAQNGDDPLDPGDAATLEEEAARYHSEEWPPLALPTLPSPLTASLPAAPSLPSTALTAMKSRLTRQIQDLMEVLQLQNRLSRLPSASPSLSHTPRWRLSLAERLPQLPLLRLNLPLPGPLASTRRDPPPLIDLHSDSKAEQSTSDHNPNSETESDADDRAPAPTVYRSVRLCRHGRLEGDPYPGVRSLSPD from the exons ATGAGTTGCAAACAGATCTCCTCATCTTTCTGGAGCAGCAGCTgcggaggaggagggggaagtgggggTAGCATGAGGTCCTCCTTCAGTCGCTCCTCCCAGGCTGGTGGAGGAGGGGGCCGCTTTCGCTCTCCCAGTGGATTTGGTGGGGGTGGCTTTTCGGCCTGTGGCAGTGGAGGTGGTGGCAGTTTTGGCTCTAGCTACAGTGGAGGATATGGAGGGGGTTTTAGTTCACGGAGTTCTGGCGGTAGATTCCGTGGAGGTTCTGGAAGTGGCTTTGGTGGTGGCTCTGGAAGTGGTTTTGGTGGTGGCTCTGGAAGTGGCTTTGGTGGTGGCTCTGGAAGTGGTTTTGGTGGTGGCTCTGGAAGTGGCTTTGGTGGAGGCTCTGGAGGTGGTGAAGGTGGCATTCTGACTACCAATGAGAAGACTGTCATGCAGAATCTCAACTCCCGTCTGGCCTCCTATATGGATAAAGTACAGCAACTGGAGGGAGACAACACCTCCCTGGAGAGGCAGATCCAGGAATGGTATTCAAAGAAGGGGCCCAGAATCTTCCAGAAGGACTACTCCCCTTACTACAATACTATTGAAGACTTGAAGGGCAGG ATTGAGGATCTCACGGTGACCAACAACAAAATGCTCCTGGACATAGACAATACTCGCATGACTGTAGACGACTTCAGGGTTAA GTTTGAGATGGAGCAGACCCTGCGTCAAGGGGTGGAAGCTGATTCTAATGGCCTGAAAAAGGTGTTGGATGTTCTCAAGATGGAGAAAACGGATAAAGAGATGGAGCTTGATAATCTGTCGGACGAGATAAAGGCCCTGAAGAAGAACCACCGGGAG GAGATGAGCCAGCTCACGGGCCAGAACGATGGAGACGTTAACGTGGAGATAAATGTTGCTCCTAGCACAGACCTCACCCAGGCCCTCAATGACATGCGTGAGGAGTATGAAAAGGCCATTTCCAAGAACCGCCAGGACATTGAGCAATACTATGAGTCCAAG ATGACCCAGATTGAACAAGAAGTGACAAATAACGgtgaagagatggagagaaataTGAAGGAAGTATCCCAGCTGCAGCACAACATCCAGGAGCTGAACATCGAGCTGCAGACTCAGCTTAGCACG aaATCAGCCCTGGAGAAGGCTTTGGAAGACACAAAGAACCGCTACTGTGGCCAGCTGCAGCAGATCCAGGGGCAGATATGTGAGGTGGAGGCCCAGCTTGCTGAGGTCCGGGCAGAAATCGAGTGCCAGAGCCAGGAATACAGCATTCTACTCAGCGTCAAGACACGGCTAGAGAAGGAGATTCAGACCTACCGCAATCTCCTTGAAGGCGGCCAGCAAGACTT TGAATCGTCTGGAGCTGGACAAATTGGCTTTGGAAGTGGCaaaggaagacaaggaggaagtggaggcagctATGGTGGAGGAAGTGAGGGCAGCTAtggcagaggaagtggaggaggctATGGTGGGGGAAGTGGAGGTAGCTATGGTGGAGGAAGTGGAGGTAGCTATGGTGGAGGAAGTGGTGGCAGCCATCGAGGGGGAAGTGGGGGCAGCcatggaggaggaagtggaggcagccatggaggaggaagtggaggcagccatggaggaggaagtggaggcagccATGGTGGAAAAAGTGGAGGTAGCTACGGAGgaggaagcagttctgggggaggaagtggaggaagctatggtggaggaggaagcagttctgggggaggaagtggaggaagctatggtggaggaggaagcagttctgggggaggaagtggagggagcTATGGTGGAGGTAGTGGATCCAGGGGAGGAAGTGGAGGTGGCCAAAGTAGAGGAGGTGGCTCTAAGGGAAGTAGTGGAGGCAGCTATGGTGGAGGAAGtagctcaggaggaggaagtgggggcagCTATGGTGGAGGGAGtagctcaggaggaggaagtgggggcagCTATGGTGGAGGAAGtagctcaggaggaggaagtgggggcagTTATGGTGGAGGAAGTggttcaggaggaggaagtgggggcagCTATGGTGGAGGAAGTggttcaggaggaggaagtggaggcagctATGGCGGAGGAAATAGAAGGCCATCTCAGTCCCAGTCCTCCTCAAAATCTGTCGAGTGCGATGATGAGTCACAAG CCAAGAACCCTCCCTCTAAcccccctacctctccctctgctccgcCCGTCATCCTCCTTGCCCAGAATGGTGACGACCCCCTAGATCCGGGGGACGCTGCGACCCTTGAGGAGGAAGCCGCCCGCTATCACTCCGAAGAGTGGCCTCCCTTGGCCCTCCCgacccttccctctcccctcactgCCTCTTTGCCTGCCGCGCCCTCTTTACCTTCCACTGCACTCACCGCTATGAAATCTCGCCTGACTCGACAGATTCAAGACCTTATGGAGGTCCTCCAACTTCAAAATCGCCTCTCTCGTCTCCCGTCCGCATCGCCTTCCCTGTCACACACTCCCAGATGGCGCCTGAGTCTGGCCGAGAGACTGCCTCAGCTCCCGCTCCTCCGTCTCAACCTTCCGCTTCCCGGTCCGCTGGCC TCCACTCgcagggaccctcctcccctcattGATCTCCATTCTGACTCCAAGGCGGAACAGTCCACCTCCGACCATAATCCAAATAGTGAAACTGAAAGTGACGCCGATGATCGGGCGCCCGCTCCTACTGTTTATC GCTCAGTCCGCCTCTGCCGCCATGGCCGCTTGGAGGGCGATCCCTACCCAGGGGTCCGTTCCCTCTCCCCTGACTAA